Proteins encoded within one genomic window of Ctenopharyngodon idella isolate HZGC_01 chromosome 6, HZGC01, whole genome shotgun sequence:
- the prkag1 gene encoding 5'-AMP-activated protein kinase subunit gamma-1 isoform X1 produces MECVPAILDELDGKKEAHIEDPEYNVYTRFMKSHRCYDLVPTSSKLVVFDTSLQVKKAFFALVSNGVRAAPLWDSKKQCFVGMLTITDFINILHRYYKSPLVQIYELEEHKIETWREVYLQDSFKPLVSISPNACLYDAVSSLLKHKIHRLPVIDPLTGNTLYILTHKRILKFLKLFKHRVPVYDDVHILSQISEIPKPAFLSKTLEELNIGTFHNIAVVHADTPLYSALGIFVDQRVSALPVVDENGRVVDIYSKFDVINLAAEKTYNNLDITVTKALQHRSQHFEGVLTCRASETLEAIINRLVEAEVHRLVIVDEQEVVKGIVSLSDILQALVLTNGDDGSA; encoded by the exons ATGGAGTGT GTTCCTGCTATTCTAGATGAGTTGGATGGTAAAAAGGAGGCGCACATAGAGG ATCCTGAGTATAATGTGTACACCCGCTTCATGAAATCCCACCGCTGCTATGACCTGGTGCCCACCAGCTCAAAGTTAGTGGTGTTTGACACTTCTCTCCAG GTGAAGAAGGCGTTCTTTGCTCTAGTGTCTAATGGGGTGAGAGCAGCGCCTCTCTGGGACAGCAAGAAGCAATGCTTTGTTG GTATGCTGACCATCACAGATTTCATTAATATACTTCATCGTTATTACAAGTCTCCTCTG GTCCAGATATATGAGTTAGAAGAGCACAAAATAGAGACTTGGAGAG agGTCTACTTGCAAGATTCCTTCAAGCCTCTCGTGAGCATATCGCCCAATGCATG CCTATATGATGCAGTTTCATCTCTACTGAAGCATAAGATCCACAGATTACCCGTGATTGATCCTCTAACAGGAAACACACTCTACATCCTGACACACAAGAGGATCCTCAAATTCTTGAAACTCTTT AAACACAGAGTTCCTGTTTATGACGATGTTCATATTCTCTCCCAGATATCTGAAATCCCCAAACCTGCTTTTCTGTCTAAAACGCTGGAGGAGTTGAACATAGGAACGTTTCACAACATTGCAGTGGTTCACGCCGATACGCCGCTCTACTCCGCGCTGGGCATCTTCGTGGATCAGAGAGTGTCCGCTCTTCCTGTGGTGGATGAAAATG GACGTGTGGTTGACATCTATTCTAAGTTTGATGTTATA AATCTAGCAGCTGAGAAGACGTACAATAACCTGGACATCACTGTGACTAAAGCACTCCAGCATCGCTCGCAGCATTTTGAGGGTGTGCTCACCTGCCGAGCCAGTGAGACCCTCGAGGCCATTATCAACCGACTGGTGGAGGCTGAG GTTCACAGGTTAGTGATCGTGGATGAACAGGAAGTTGTGAAAGGCATCGTCTCTCTGTCTGATATCTTGCAGGCTTTGGTGCTCACCAATGGAGATGACG
- the LOC127514077 gene encoding regulator of G-protein signaling protein-like, producing the protein MEVKFLLKDEVFVDFFNTFLSLPVFGQTPLYMLKDNKWLMWPNVPFAQVNTGAFLKWLETHRMVFFKQTELYHNFILCTEILEFASSKSTDDLKWTPADQWLLRKCLGSVRGIQRFRSFLKGTAEEELVLFCVRVSMLLSMKEEENELQTLNQQTLQTAIRLSHLSEGSAILSVCHTGETVCLCFSPLRLSTALISVLLFIRLHQRSKVWSR; encoded by the exons ATGGAAGTCAAGTTTCTCCTGAAAGATGAAGTGTTTGTGGATTTcttcaatacatttttaagtcttCCA GTGTTTGGACAAACCCCCCTCTACATGCTCAAAGACAACAAGTGGTTAATGTGGCCAAATGTGCCCTTTGCTCAG GTGAACACTGGAGCATTTCTGAAATGGTTAGAGACGCATCGGATGGTTTTCTTCAAACAAACTGAACTCTATCACAATTTCATTCTCTGTACAGAGATCCTTGAATTTGCATCCTCTAAATCCACAG ATGATTTGAAATGGACTCCGGCAGATCAGTGGCTGTTAAGGAAGTGTCTCGGCAGCGTGAGGGGAATCCAGAGATTTCGTTCATTTCTTAAGGGCACTGCTG AAGAGGAGCTTGTTCTGTTCTGTGTGAGAGTGTCCATGTTGTTGAGTatgaaagaagaagaaaatgagCTTCAGACTTTGAATCAACAAACACTTCAGACAGCGATCAGACTCTCTCACCTGAGCGAAGGCTCTGCCATCCTGTCTGTCTGCCACACAGGTGAGACGGTGTGTTTGTGCTTCTCTCCTCTTCGCTTAAGCACCGCACTTATTTCTGTTCTTCTGTTTATAAGATTACACcaacgttcaaaagtttggagtcggtAG
- the prkag1 gene encoding 5'-AMP-activated protein kinase subunit gamma-1 isoform X3, translating to MKSHRCYDLVPTSSKLVVFDTSLQVKKAFFALVSNGVRAAPLWDSKKQCFVGMLTITDFINILHRYYKSPLVQIYELEEHKIETWREVYLQDSFKPLVSISPNACLYDAVSSLLKHKIHRLPVIDPLTGNTLYILTHKRILKFLKLFKHRVPVYDDVHILSQISEIPKPAFLSKTLEELNIGTFHNIAVVHADTPLYSALGIFVDQRVSALPVVDENGRVVDIYSKFDVINLAAEKTYNNLDITVTKALQHRSQHFEGVLTCRASETLEAIINRLVEAEVHRLVIVDEQEVVKGIVSLSDILQALVLTNGDDGSA from the exons ATGAAATCCCACCGCTGCTATGACCTGGTGCCCACCAGCTCAAAGTTAGTGGTGTTTGACACTTCTCTCCAG GTGAAGAAGGCGTTCTTTGCTCTAGTGTCTAATGGGGTGAGAGCAGCGCCTCTCTGGGACAGCAAGAAGCAATGCTTTGTTG GTATGCTGACCATCACAGATTTCATTAATATACTTCATCGTTATTACAAGTCTCCTCTG GTCCAGATATATGAGTTAGAAGAGCACAAAATAGAGACTTGGAGAG agGTCTACTTGCAAGATTCCTTCAAGCCTCTCGTGAGCATATCGCCCAATGCATG CCTATATGATGCAGTTTCATCTCTACTGAAGCATAAGATCCACAGATTACCCGTGATTGATCCTCTAACAGGAAACACACTCTACATCCTGACACACAAGAGGATCCTCAAATTCTTGAAACTCTTT AAACACAGAGTTCCTGTTTATGACGATGTTCATATTCTCTCCCAGATATCTGAAATCCCCAAACCTGCTTTTCTGTCTAAAACGCTGGAGGAGTTGAACATAGGAACGTTTCACAACATTGCAGTGGTTCACGCCGATACGCCGCTCTACTCCGCGCTGGGCATCTTCGTGGATCAGAGAGTGTCCGCTCTTCCTGTGGTGGATGAAAATG GACGTGTGGTTGACATCTATTCTAAGTTTGATGTTATA AATCTAGCAGCTGAGAAGACGTACAATAACCTGGACATCACTGTGACTAAAGCACTCCAGCATCGCTCGCAGCATTTTGAGGGTGTGCTCACCTGCCGAGCCAGTGAGACCCTCGAGGCCATTATCAACCGACTGGTGGAGGCTGAG GTTCACAGGTTAGTGATCGTGGATGAACAGGAAGTTGTGAAAGGCATCGTCTCTCTGTCTGATATCTTGCAGGCTTTGGTGCTCACCAATGGAGATGACG
- the prkag1 gene encoding 5'-AMP-activated protein kinase subunit gamma-1 isoform X2 yields the protein MECVPAILDELDGKKEAHIEDPEYNVYTRFMKSHRCYDLVPTSSKLVVFDTSLQVKKAFFALVSNGVRAAPLWDSKKQCFVGMLTITDFINILHRYYKSPLVQIYELEEHKIETWREVYLQDSFKPLVSISPNACLYDAVSSLLKHKIHRLPVIDPLTGNTLYILTHKRILKFLKLFISEIPKPAFLSKTLEELNIGTFHNIAVVHADTPLYSALGIFVDQRVSALPVVDENGRVVDIYSKFDVINLAAEKTYNNLDITVTKALQHRSQHFEGVLTCRASETLEAIINRLVEAEVHRLVIVDEQEVVKGIVSLSDILQALVLTNGDDGSA from the exons ATGGAGTGT GTTCCTGCTATTCTAGATGAGTTGGATGGTAAAAAGGAGGCGCACATAGAGG ATCCTGAGTATAATGTGTACACCCGCTTCATGAAATCCCACCGCTGCTATGACCTGGTGCCCACCAGCTCAAAGTTAGTGGTGTTTGACACTTCTCTCCAG GTGAAGAAGGCGTTCTTTGCTCTAGTGTCTAATGGGGTGAGAGCAGCGCCTCTCTGGGACAGCAAGAAGCAATGCTTTGTTG GTATGCTGACCATCACAGATTTCATTAATATACTTCATCGTTATTACAAGTCTCCTCTG GTCCAGATATATGAGTTAGAAGAGCACAAAATAGAGACTTGGAGAG agGTCTACTTGCAAGATTCCTTCAAGCCTCTCGTGAGCATATCGCCCAATGCATG CCTATATGATGCAGTTTCATCTCTACTGAAGCATAAGATCCACAGATTACCCGTGATTGATCCTCTAACAGGAAACACACTCTACATCCTGACACACAAGAGGATCCTCAAATTCTTGAAACTCTTT ATATCTGAAATCCCCAAACCTGCTTTTCTGTCTAAAACGCTGGAGGAGTTGAACATAGGAACGTTTCACAACATTGCAGTGGTTCACGCCGATACGCCGCTCTACTCCGCGCTGGGCATCTTCGTGGATCAGAGAGTGTCCGCTCTTCCTGTGGTGGATGAAAATG GACGTGTGGTTGACATCTATTCTAAGTTTGATGTTATA AATCTAGCAGCTGAGAAGACGTACAATAACCTGGACATCACTGTGACTAAAGCACTCCAGCATCGCTCGCAGCATTTTGAGGGTGTGCTCACCTGCCGAGCCAGTGAGACCCTCGAGGCCATTATCAACCGACTGGTGGAGGCTGAG GTTCACAGGTTAGTGATCGTGGATGAACAGGAAGTTGTGAAAGGCATCGTCTCTCTGTCTGATATCTTGCAGGCTTTGGTGCTCACCAATGGAGATGACG